In Garra rufa chromosome 15, GarRuf1.0, whole genome shotgun sequence, a single genomic region encodes these proteins:
- the zbtb34 gene encoding zinc finger and BTB domain-containing protein 34 — MEDCSSLIEFDVPEFSNTVLNQLNELRLQGKLCDIIVHIQGQPFRAHKAVLAASSPYFRDHSSLGTMSGLSISVIKSPEVFEQLLAFCYTGRMSLRLRDVISFLTAASFLQMQAVIDKCTQILEGIHSKISIPMPGGTDPDDDCTTSRAGRNGVKDGGIFINPTQISPPYYSRQNHCAEGRSSGKGVAEEGQSDRGSSDGISEQEASMEVESEQVDLIGKDGQVTDVHIKLEKPDRPTYSDSSSAGDDGYHTELVDGEQVLAVSVGSYGPVLSSAGYTYSALPSSCFVSLSSSSPSRSLLSSVRGGRARPKRPVTLPADLLTQLKPATDEGDPPAAAATLENDVRERSFRGQWYPYNERLICIYCGKSFNQKGSLDRHMRLHMGITPFVCKFCGKKYTRKDQLEYHIRGHTDNKPFHCQICGKCFPFQGTLNQHLRKKHMTSGTEVNNHTDLLGEAPDGQRGEQEDTSEGEAACGAAYPDDLSTKTPSEESGKCTPEETPASKPLRGY, encoded by the coding sequence ATGGAGGACTGTAGTAGCCTCATAGAGTTCGACGTACCTGAGTTCAGCAACACCGTCCTGAACCAGCTCAATGAGCTCCGTCTCCAGGGAAAGCTGTGCGACATCATTGTGCACATTCAGGGCCAGCCATTCCGAGCCCATAAGGCCGTCTTGGCCGCCAGTTCGCCATACTTCCGCGACCATTCGTCACTAGGCACAATGAGTGGCCTCTCCATCTCCGTAATCAAGAGCCCCGAGGTGTTTGAGCAGCTGCTCGCCTTCTGCTACACTGGCCGCATGTCATTGCGCCTACGAGATGTCATCAGCTTCCTCACGGCTGCCAGCTTCCTCCAAATGCAGGCTGTGATTGACAAATGCACACAGATTCTTGAGGGCATTCATTCGAAGATCAGCATCCCTATGCCTGGTGGAACTGATCCAGATGATGATTGCACCACCTCAAGGGCTGGACGCAACGGTGTGAAAGATGGAGGAATCTTCATAAACCCCACCCAGATTTCGCCGCCCTACTATTCTCGACAAAATCATTGTGCAGAAGGGCGGAGCTCAGGTAAGGGAGTGGCAGAAGAGGGTCAGTCAGATCGAGGAAGCAGCGATGGGATATCCGAGCAGGAGGCGTCCATGGAGGTAGAGTCTGAACAAGTAGACCTCATCGGCAAAGACGGACAGGTAACCGACGTCCATATCAAGCTGGAGAAACCTGACCGGCCCACCTACTCCGATAGCTCTTCTGCAGGTGATGACGGATACCATACAGAGCTAGTGGATGGTGAACAGGTGTTGGCTGTCAGTGTGGGATCCTACGGGCCTGTGCTTTCCTCAGCCGGATACACTTACTCTGCACTACCTTCCTCCTGCTTCGTCAGCCTGAGTTCTTCTAGCCCATCTCGCTCCTTGCTCAGCAGCGTCCGGGGTGGTCGTGCCCGCCCAAAACGTCCCGTGACTCTTCCAGCCGATCTGCTAACACAGCTCAAGCCCGCTACCGACGAAGGAGATCCACCCGCGGCGGCAGCGACCCTCGAGAACGATGTCCGGGAACGAAGTTTCCGTGGACAGTGGTACCCCTACAATGAGCGCCTCATCTGCATCTACTGCGGCAAGTCCTTCAACCAAAAGGGCAGCCTTGACCGCCACATGCGCCTGCACATGGGCATCACGCCCTTCGTCTGCAAGTTCTGCGGCAAGAAGTACACCCGCAAAGACCAGCTGGAGTACCACATCCGCGGCCACACGGACAACAAACCCTTCCACTGCCAGATCTGTGGCAAATGCTTTCCCTTCCAAGGCACACTCAACCAGCACTTGCGCAAGAAGCACATGACCTCTGGCACAGAAGTTAACAATCACACTGACTTGCTGGGAGAGGCACCAGATGGCCAGAGAGGGGAGCAAGAGGATACCTCCGAGGGCGAAGCAGCCTGCGGAGCAGCTTACCCCGATGATTTGTCAACAAAAACCCCCAGCGAAGAAAGCGGCAAGTGTACTCCAGAAGAAACCCCTGCGTCCAAACCTCTGCGTGGATATTGA